The Collibacillus ludicampi region AATACTGAGTACATTCTCGTCGCCGAGAATATGGCGCATGATTGTCGTCGCTTCCCATCCGCGCGTGAAGTAAGAAGCAAGAAGTCGTTCCAAAATCTGTACTTCGTACCCCAAATCCAACAGGTGAAACATAGTCGCCATGATCGTCGCTTCCGCATCCATTCCCGCCAGATGAACTCGATGAATCTCATGGTTTTCAAGCAATCCGCGCACTTCTTCATTAATCGCCGAATAGGTGGTTTTCTCTATGATTTTCGCATGAGGATGTGATAGCATGAGAGTGTTTGTATTTTTATTCTCTTGATGTTTCCAGTGCGTCAAAATGACGAGATCATATGCTTCTGCAAACGT contains the following coding sequences:
- a CDS encoding cysteine hydrolase family protein; translation: MKQALIITDVQEDFLGNSDYIVPLCQKYLNTFAEAYDLVILTHWKHQENKNTNTLMLSHPHAKIIEKTTYSAINEEVRGLLENHEIHRVHLAGMDAEATIMATMFHLLDLGYEVQILERLLASYFTRGWEATTIMRHILGDENVLSIGGDRVWL